In Raphanus sativus cultivar WK10039 chromosome 5, ASM80110v3, whole genome shotgun sequence, the following proteins share a genomic window:
- the LOC108829167 gene encoding probable ubiquitin-like-specific protease 2A isoform X2 has protein sequence MSRRRSNRVRNSKAVPALPAPVTIIEDIEEDEYETHRSCWKHVAYLNTRDSKPKLTKEEFEMFKLNAPCLYEECTRRERSRRRVTCKYLVSKLRKKLNSNVFMNYLEVLWKKDVLDKKKNSFVYVDCLWFSMYKSETERVRSSVFESVKAKQIFSKQYVFLPIVYWSHWTLLIFCNFGEDLDDDNEKTCMLFLDSLKTTGTAQQLEPDIRKFVLDIFKLEGRSEDSSLVDDIPLHAPDVPQQTNDVECGSFVLYYIHRFIEDACSFNINEYPCFLKEDWFSHKDLENFCNAFDSSGAIR, from the exons atgtcaagaagaagaagtaatcGTGTTAGAAATTCCAAAGCCGTCCCTGCTCTCCCTGCACCTGTTACTATAATTGAGG ATATCGAGGAAGATGAATATGAAACCCACAGATCATGTTGGAAGCATGTTGCTTATCTGAACACGCGTGATTCCAAACCCAAACTAACCAAGGAAGAGTTTGAGATGTTCAAACTCAATGCTCCTTGTCTCTATGAGGAATGCACTCGTCGTGAACGGTCAAGGAGAAGGGTCACGTGCAAGTATTTAGTCTCCAAGCTACGCAAAAAACTCAACTCCAACGTATTCATGAACTATCTTGA GGTGTTGTGGAAGAAGGACGTCttggataagaaaaaaaactcttttgTGTACGTGGATTGTCTATGGTTTAGTATGTACAAAAGCGAAACCGAGAGAGTTAGAAGCAGTGTTTTCGAATCCGTTAAGGCCAAGCAGATCTTCTCTAAACAATATGTTTTTCTTCCTATCGTCTATTg GAGCCATTGGACTTTGTTGATCTTTTGCAATTTTGGGGAAGATCTTGATGATGATAACGAGAAGACATGCATGCTGTTTCTTGATTCACTTAAAACAACCGGGACTGCGCAGCAGCTTGAACCTGATATAAGGAA GTTTGTGTTGGACATATTCAAACTCGAGGGAAGAAGCGAGGACTCGAGCTTGGTTGATGATATCCCTCTCCATGCGCCAGAT GTTCCACAGCAGACAAACGATGTGGAATGTGGAAGCTTTGTCCTATACTACATCCATCGGTTTATAGAAGACGCCTGCAGCTTCAACATCAACGAGTACCCATGCTTC TTGAAAGAGGACTGGTTTAGCCACAAAGACTTGGAAAATTTCTGCAATGCATTTGATTCTTCGGGAGCCATTCGTTGA
- the LOC108829167 gene encoding probable ubiquitin-like-specific protease 2B isoform X1: MSRRRSNRVRNSKAVPALPAPVTIIEDIEEDEYETHRSCWKHVAYLNTRDSKPKLTKEEFEMFKLNAPCLYEECTRRERSRRRVTCKYLVSKLRKKLNSNVFMNYLEVLWKKDVLDKKKNSFVYVDCLWFSMYKSETERVRSSVFESVKAKQIFSKQYVFLPIVYWSHWTLLIFCNFGEDLDDDNEKTCMLFLDSLKTTGTAQQLEPDIRKFVLDIFKLEGRSEDSSLVDDIPLHAPDFQVPQQTNDVECGSFVLYYIHRFIEDACSFNINEYPCFLKEDWFSHKDLENFCNAFDSSGAIR; the protein is encoded by the exons atgtcaagaagaagaagtaatcGTGTTAGAAATTCCAAAGCCGTCCCTGCTCTCCCTGCACCTGTTACTATAATTGAGG ATATCGAGGAAGATGAATATGAAACCCACAGATCATGTTGGAAGCATGTTGCTTATCTGAACACGCGTGATTCCAAACCCAAACTAACCAAGGAAGAGTTTGAGATGTTCAAACTCAATGCTCCTTGTCTCTATGAGGAATGCACTCGTCGTGAACGGTCAAGGAGAAGGGTCACGTGCAAGTATTTAGTCTCCAAGCTACGCAAAAAACTCAACTCCAACGTATTCATGAACTATCTTGA GGTGTTGTGGAAGAAGGACGTCttggataagaaaaaaaactcttttgTGTACGTGGATTGTCTATGGTTTAGTATGTACAAAAGCGAAACCGAGAGAGTTAGAAGCAGTGTTTTCGAATCCGTTAAGGCCAAGCAGATCTTCTCTAAACAATATGTTTTTCTTCCTATCGTCTATTg GAGCCATTGGACTTTGTTGATCTTTTGCAATTTTGGGGAAGATCTTGATGATGATAACGAGAAGACATGCATGCTGTTTCTTGATTCACTTAAAACAACCGGGACTGCGCAGCAGCTTGAACCTGATATAAGGAA GTTTGTGTTGGACATATTCAAACTCGAGGGAAGAAGCGAGGACTCGAGCTTGGTTGATGATATCCCTCTCCATGCGCCAGAT TTTCAGGTTCCACAGCAGACAAACGATGTGGAATGTGGAAGCTTTGTCCTATACTACATCCATCGGTTTATAGAAGACGCCTGCAGCTTCAACATCAACGAGTACCCATGCTTC TTGAAAGAGGACTGGTTTAGCCACAAAGACTTGGAAAATTTCTGCAATGCATTTGATTCTTCGGGAGCCATTCGTTGA
- the LOC108829133 gene encoding uncharacterized protein LOC108829133, translated as MMTFGSVFLSSSKIFYTDIEMDGKGGCCIARYTGGAGPYDYDLSQADRIMLRFRPIAPKPTSDHGGGGGGKPVSSRESCAGSSDVSCRGGRGKRKCQQTENGGVARRCTRRKRSGKTVVNGGDAKVTLSLLPESPGQSAFTDMKMSSAEKQKRQGPFWLSFSDGDDGVITPAYRTVEVTRRIMVVISSCMTVERVTDAWNDGYGIGRSDEERKMNLARDTCPGFVSDGSGRVTWTNEAYRKMAMDNVQGAPENKSGDSFQVIVRLVMRERPMLTYTAFTCRVKLQFTCQDRERCSVTVPCDVWRMDAGGFAWRLDVKAALCL; from the coding sequence ATGATGACCTTTGGCTCAGTATTCCTCAGTTCCAGTAAAATCTTCTATACAGATATAGAAATGGACGGTAAGGGAGGGTGCTGCATTGCAAGGTACACCGGCGGAGCTGGACCGTACGATTATGATCTGTCTCAAGCTGATCGCATCATGCTTCGTTTTCGTCCCATCGCTCCTAAACCAACTAGCGAccacggcggcggcggcggaggaaaGCCCGTATCCAGCAGAGAGAGCTGTGCCGGAAGCTCCGACGTATCTTGCAGAGGAGGTAGAGGAAAGAGGAAATGTCAGCAGACGGAGAATGGTGGTGTCGCCAGGAGGTGCACTCGGCGGAAGAGATCGGGAAAAACCGTGGTTAACGGCGGAGATGCTAAGGTGACTCTCTCTCTGTTGCCGGAGAGTCCCGGTCAAAGTGCTTTTACAGATATGAAAATGTCGTCTGCGGAGAAGCAGAAGCGGCAGGGTCCGTTTTGGCTGAGTTTCAGCGACGGCGACGACGGGGTGATTACTCCGGCGTACCGGACGGTGGAGGTTACACGGAGGATTATGGTGGTGATTTCGTCGTGTATGACGGTGGAGCGTGTAACGGATGCATGGAATGACGGTTACGGTATCGGGAGGTCCGATGAAGAAAGGAAGATGAATCTCGCGAGGGACACGTGTCCTGGTTTCGTATCGGACGGTTCAGGTAGAGTGACGTGGACAAATGAGGCGTACAGGAAGATGGCGATGGATAACGTTCAAGGTGCACCGGAGAACAAGAGCGGCGATAGTTTCCAAGTGATCGTACGGTTGGTGATGAGGGAGAGGCCGATGCTAACGTACACGGCTTTTACGTGCAGGGTAAAACTACAGTTCACGTGTCAAGATCGTGAGAGATGCTCTGTCACGGTGCCTTGCGACGTGTGGAGAATGGACGCTGGTGGTTTCGCTTGGAGGCTCGACGTTAAGGCCGCTCTGTGCCTTTGA
- the LOC108829161 gene encoding pentatricopeptide repeat-containing protein At4g14170: MRLAFFPSSRNCIPAKKLLFTARRALSVGTTTQNPNLFSLLHQSPNLNHLRHLHAHLLRTSDYSNVVLSSKLVLAYSNLNHLPSTSLAVFWHMPHRNIFSWNIIIGEFARSGSPSESIGLFLRMWRESGVRPDDFTLPLVLRACSASREARLGGLVHVLSLKLGFGVSLFVGSGLVNLYVDIGEMCYARKVFDEMLVRDSVLYTAMFGGYVQRGEGVLGLALFREMMCCGFSLDSVVMVSLVTACGQLGALEQGKSVHGWCIRRCSCLGLNLGNAVVDMYVKCSKLVYAHRVFVEMPRRDVISWSSLVLGYGLDGDVFMSVKLFEEMLEEGIEPNAVTFLGVLSACAHGGLVDKSWLYFRQMQEYKIVPELKHYASMADCMARAGLLEEAERFMEEMPVEADEAVMGAVLSGCKVYGNVQVGERVARKLIQLKPGKAGYYVTLAGLYTGAGRFVEAENLRQWMKDKQISKVPGCSSI, translated from the coding sequence ATGCGCTTAGCGTTTTTTCCCTCTTCCCGCAATTGCATTCCCGCGAAGAAACTGCTCTTCACAGCTCGACGAGCTCTATCAGTAGGAACCACCACACAGAACCctaatctcttctctcttctacaccaatccccaaacctcaaccatCTCCGCCACCTCCACGCTCACCTCCTCCGCACCTCCGACTACTCCAACGTAGTCCTCAGCTCCAAGCTCGTCCTCGCTTACTCAAACCTAAACCATCTCCCCTCCACCTCCCTCGCCGTCTTCTGGCACATGCCGCACCGCAACATCTTCTCGTGGAACATAATCATCGGCGAGTTCGCAAGATCGGGCTCTCCCTCGGAATCGATCGGTTTGTTTCTTCGCATGTGGCGCGAGTCCGGCGTCAGGCCCGACGATTTCACGCTCCCTCTCGTCCTGCGAGCTTGCTCCGCCTCTCGGGAGGCGAGGCTCGGGGGTTTGGTTCATGTCCTGAGCTTGAAATTAGGGTTTGGAGTGAGTTTGTTCGTTGGTTCGGGTTTAGTGAATTTGTATGTCGATATCGGAGAAATGTGTTATGCGCgtaaggtgttcgatgaaatgcttGTGAGAGACTCTGTTCTTTACACGGCTATGTTTGGCGGTTATGTTCAGCGAGGGGAAGGTGTGTTGGGTTTGGCTCTGTTCAGAGAGAtgatgtgttgtgggttttcgTTAGACTCGGTTGTGATGGTGAGTTTAGTCACGGCGTGTGGGCAGCTTGGGGCGTTGGAGCAAGGGAAGAGCGTGCATGGGTGGTGTATCAGGAGATGCTCTTGCTTGGGTTTGAATCTCGGCAATGCTGTTGTCGATATGTATGTGAAGTGCTCGAAGCTGGTTTACGCGCATAGGGTTTTCGTCGAGATGCCGAGGCGAGACGTGATCTCTTGGAGCTCGCTTGTTTTGGGTTATGGGTTGGATGGGGACGTTTTCATGTCGGTAAAACTGTTTGAGGAGATGCTCGAGGAAGGGATCGAGCCCAACGCTGTTACTTTTCTTGGTGTTTTGTCGGCATGCGCACATGGTGGTCTTGTGGACAAGTCTTGGCTGTATTTCAGACAGATGCAGGAGTATAAGATAGTTCCCGAGTTGAAACACTATGCTAGTATGGCGGATTGTATGGCTAGAGCAGGTCTTTTGGAGGAAGCAGAGAGGTTTATGGAAGAGATGCCGGTGGAGGCTGATGAGGCTGTTATGGGTGCGGTGTTGAGTGGGTGcaaggtgtatgggaatgtaCAAGTAGGGGAGAGAGTGGCGAGGAAGCTGATTCAACTTAAGCCGGGGAAAGCTGGATATTATGTGACGTTGGCTGGTCTATATACAGGTGCAGGTCGGTTTGTCGAAGCTGAGAACCTGAGGCAGTGGATGAAGGATAAGCAGATTTCTAAGGTTCCCGGATGTAGCTCAATTTAA
- the LOC108829162 gene encoding GDSL esterase/lipase At3g48460 — protein MPFSISLTLATAVSVAILFLSTISSASPTLGVRRPFNRIYAFGDSFTDTGNSRAGEGPAGFGHLSSFPYGMTYFKRPTNRYSDGRLTIDFVAQSMNLPFLPPYLSLRSTDGGNGTATDSYGVNFAVSGATVIKHAFFAENNLTLDMTPESLETELGWFEKYLETLGTSQKVSLFEDSLFWIGEIGVNDYAYTVGSTVSSDTIRELSITTYTRFLETLLNKGVRHMVVQGHPATGCLTLAMSLAGEDDRDYLGCVQSVNNQSYTHNLALQYKLKELRIKYPNVTIVYADYWNAYREVIKNPSKYGISEKFKACCGTGEPYNFQVFETCGSDTATACKDPSRHINWDGVHLTEGMYKVMADMFLGGSFTRPKFSYLLNKKLKGL, from the exons ATGCCTTTCTCCATCTCTCTTACCCTCGCAACCGCTGTCTCCGTCGCGATCCTCTTCCTATCCACCATCTCCTCCGCCTCGCCAACTCTCGGCGTCCGTCGTCCGTTCAACAGAATCTACGCCTTCGGCGACTCTTTCACCGACACAGGAAACTCTCGAGCCGGCGAAGGCCCCGCTGGGTTCGGACACTTGTCAAGCTTCCCTTACGGCATGACTTACTTCAAACGGCCGACGAACCGTTACTCCGACGGGCGGCTCACCATCGACTTCGTGGCGCAGTCGATGAACTTGCCGTTTCTGCCACCTTACCTCAGCCTCAGATCCACCGACGGCGGTAACGGCACCGCAACGGATAGTTACGGCGTCAACTTCGCCGTCTCTGGAGCGACGGTGATTAAACACGCTTTCTTCGCCGAGAACAATCTCACGCTTGATATGACTCCTGAGTCTTTAGAGACGGAGCTTGGCTGGTTCGAAAAGTATCTGGAGACACTCGGAACGAGCCAGAAGGTTTCCTTGTTTGAAGATTCTCTGTTTTGGATCGGAGAGATCGGAGTTAACGACTATGCATACACCGTTGGATCTACTGTGTCAAGCGACACCATTAGAGAACTTAGTATTACAACCTACACAAGGTTCCTTGAG aCATTGTTGAACAAAGGTGTGAGGCACATGGTTGTACAAGGACATCCAGCAACTGGATGCTTGACGTTAGCGATGTCGCTGGCTGGAGAAGACGATCGAGACTATCTTGGATGTGTTCAGAGTGTCAATAACCAGAGTTACACTCACAATCTTGCATTGCAATACAAACTTAAAGAACTTAG GATCAAGTATCCGAACGTTACAATAGTCTACGCAGACTACTGGAACGCGTACCGTGAGGTGATAAAGAACCCTAGCAAGTACGGCATCTCAGAAAAGTTCAAGGCGTGCTGTGGAACGGGAGAGCCGTACAACTTCCAAGTATTCGAGACGTGTGGGTCGGATACAGCCACCGCGTGTAAGGACCCGAGTCGGCACATTAATTGGGATGGAGTCCACTTAACCGAGGGCATGTATAAGGTTATGGCCGATATGTTCCTTGGCGGCAGTTTCACTCGACCTAAGTTTAGTTACTTGTTGAACAAGAAATTAAAAGGTTTATGA
- the LOC108829172 gene encoding uncharacterized protein LOC108829172 — protein sequence MDPSQTHHLMTNLFHKGESLDMWFYLSEQEKFNDFSNEGALYWHETNTPYAVWTPESIRTRSLKYYPSATLQNNGSLYAHVFFTRSEVDK from the exons ATGGATCCTTCTCAGACTCATCACCTCATGACCAATCTCTTCCACAAAGGTGAATCTTTG GATATGTGGTTTTATCTATCAGAGCAAGAGAAGTTCAATGACTTTAGCAATGAAGGTGCGCTCTATTGGCATGAGACGAATACACCTTATGCTGTATGGACACCAGAGAGTATCAGGACCCGATCACTCAAGTATTATCCATCTGct ACACTACAGAATAACGGAAGTCTGTATGCTCATGTCTTCTTTACTCGATCTGAAGTTGACAAATAA
- the LOC108829155 gene encoding uncharacterized protein LOC108829155, translating to MAEAETRQQALETKLLDKVGEAISAISDAKHVDQVISAVHSVALLIFPVDPTTRIGDKYGEKVCTSLVPSADEIHDLSQTFYRGVAFPTFARVLLLDVASDWLSCFPVSVQKHLYDLFFLDGPVVEVVQVLVPFLHHVDKNAAVDSNSVQTNVERLLIMCLLENAGVLKMTKEIGVYYRGDSSMNRNLKALLSRLSQILTSIPDKARLKAPPLLSSHLYFKQITNQLLQILDERASCDEANSSTDIVLSFVGEMFSRICRRGLSDLLLSEVTPHVLAHVRRILNSKKGSVEIESFQLDPTSQIWSKTMEAVTDPYAVEKMAEQLLHQLYAEHASDVEAFWTIWTLFHRNVKHQASVRSIFVDKFLLWKVFPIRCLRWILQFSVLECPPVTNTLAKGDITQGLLETTQRIASVWSKGEFLQSVQLEQQAYITTALGLCLDNMSREELDRTKDVMHNILQGVSCRLENPGDLVRKMASSIAFMFSKVIDPKNLLYLDDSFTGNAIDWESELQTTVGRVRPITSSMENEDGETKTSASLTDVNNSSRRDKKKKDRKSKDIANFVLADPDEIVDLATLNCGTESDKDDDNASVSSDNSSVTSLEPYDLLDDDKDLGKQFTHLVDVVGALRKTNDANGVEKAIYVAEKLVRASPDELTHIAGDLARILIQVRCSDITIEGEEDSAEEKRQRALIALLVTRPFESLETLNSVLYSPNVDVSQRIMILDVMSEAARELANTKTLKPKHQARGPLVTNISDPQPWYLPSDASTPWRKVEETGSFHLNWANRYERELQPKPGQKMKGKTRRWSLRSGGDRDQNSTDWSQNRFPLYAAAFMLPAMKEFDKKRHGVDLLGRDFVVLGKLVHMLGVCMQCASMHPEASALALSLLDMLQRREVCNHPEAYVRRAVLFAASSVLIALHPSYIVSGLAEGNFELARALEWIRTWALQIADSDIDRDCYSMALSCLQLHAEMALQTSRALESTGGNSSSSSSSSIGPMKISLPSGISKLTSIKLPSSNVHL from the exons ATGGCCGAAGCAGAGACTAGGCAGCAAGCACTTGAGACAAAACTCCTCGATAAGGTGGGAGAAGCCATCTCTGCTATCAGCGACGCCAAGCACGTCGACCAAGTCATCTCCGCTGTTCACTCCGTCGCCCTTCTTATCTTCCCGGTCGATCCAACGACACGTATCGGTGACAAATACGGAGAAAAG GTCTGTACCTCCCTTGTTCCTTCTGCAGATGAGATACATGATTTGTCTCAAACGTTTTACCGAGGTGTTGCGTTTCCAACGTTTGCTCGCGTTTTGTTGCTTG aTGTTGCCTCGGATTGGCTCTCTTGCTTCCCTGTTTCAGTGCAGAAACATTTGTATGACTTGTTCTTCTTAGATGGACCTGTTGTCGAGGTTGTTCAGGTCTTGGTTCCATTCCTACATCATGTCGACAAAAATGCTGCCGTTGATTCCAATTCTGTCCAGACCAATGTGGAAAG ATTGCTTATAATGTGTTTGCTTGAAAACGCCGGAGTGCTTAAGATGACTAAAGAAATTGGTGTTTATTATCGAGGAGACAGTTCCATGAATAGAAATCTCAAGGCTTTGTTATCTAGGCTATCGCAGATACTGACTTCCATTCCTGATAAAGCACGGCTGAAAGCCCCGCCTTTGCTTTCCTCTCA CTTATACTTCAAGCAGATTACCAATCAGCTTCTTCAAATATTAGACGAGAGAGCTTCCTGCGATGAGGCTAACAGCAGCACAGATATTGTTTTATCTTTTGTGGGGGAAATGTTTTCCCGTATCTGTCGACGCGGATTATCAG ATTTGCTGTTAAGTGAAGTAACACCTCACGTCCTTGCTCATGTTAGGAGAATACTAAACTCAAAGAAGGGTTCTGTTGAGATTGAATCATTTCAGTTGGATCCTACATCCCAGATTTGGTCGAAAACTATGGAAGCAGTGACTGATCCGTATGCTGTTGAGAAAATGGCTGAACAACTTTTACATCAGCTATACGCTGAGCATGCCAGTGATGTTGAAGCTTTCTGGACTATTTGGACTCTGTTTCATCGCAATGTAAAACATCAGGCATCAGTGAG GTCCATATTTGTTGACAAATTTTTGCTGTGGAAAGTGTTTCCTATCCGTTGTCTGCGATGGATCTTACAGTTTTCAGTTCTTGAGTGCCCACCGGTTACTAATACACTTGCTAAAGGTGACATCACTCAGGGACTGCTTGAAACAACGCAGCGAATAGCCTCAGTTTGGTCTAAAGGGGAGTTTCTGCAGTCCGTCCAATTGGAGCAGCAAGCTT ATATAACTACAGCTCTTGGGCTTTGCCTGGATAACATGTCAAGAGAGGAACTAGATAGAACGAAGGATGTAATGCACAACATTCTACAAGGAGTTAGCT GTAGACTAGAGAACCCAGGAGATCTGGTACGGAAAATGGCTAGCTCTATTGCCTTTATGTTCTCTAAAGTTATTGACCCGAAGAACCTTCTCTACCTTGATGATTCATTCACTGGGAATGCAATTGACTGGGAATCTGAATTGCAAACGACTGTTGGACGGGTCCGACCAATCACGAGTTCAATGGAAAATGAAGACGGTGAAACCAAAACATCAGCCTCCTTAACTGATGTAAACAACTCTAGCCGCAGAGACAAGAAAAAGAAGGATCGCAAGAGCAAGGACATAGCTAATTTTGTATTGGCTGATCCAGATGAAATAGTTGATTTGGCTACTTTGAACTGTGGAACAGAGAGTGATAAAGATGATGATAACGCAAGTGTCAGCTCAGATAATTCAAGTGTTACTTCTTTGGAGCCATATGATCTATTAGATGATGACAAGGATTTAGGGAAGCAGTTTACACATTTGGTTGATGTTGTAGGAGCTCTTCGGAAGACTAATGATGCTAATGGG GTGGAGAAAGCGATATATGTTGCAGAGAAACTTGTGCGAGCATCACCGGATGAACTGACTCATATAGCTGGTGATCTTGCTCGAATTCTTATACAGGTTCGCTGCTCTGATATAACAATCGAAGGTGAAGAAGACTCAGCAGAAGAGAAGCGGCAAAGAGCTCTAATAGCGTTGCTCGTGACCCGTCCATTTGAATCCCTCGAAACTCTCAACAGCGTTTTGTATTCGCCTAACGTAGACGTAAGTCAGCGCATTATGATACTTGATGTCATGTCTGAAGCAGCTCGAGAGCTCGCTAATACCAAGACACTGAAACCTAAACACCAAGCACGTGGACCTCTGGTAACAAATATCTCAGATCCTCAACCCTGGTATCTGCCTAGCGATGCGAGTACACCATGGAGAAAGGTCGAGGAGACCGGATCTTTTCATCTTAACTGGGCTAACCGGTACGAGAGGGAGCTACAGCCAAAACCTGGACAGAAGATGAAAGGAAAAACTCGAAGGTGGAGCTTGAGATCAGGAGGAGATAGAGATCAGAATAGTACTGACTGGTCACAAAATAGGTTTCCACTGTACGCAGCAGCGTTTATGCTTCCAGCCATGAAAGAGTTTGACAAGAAACGACATGGTGTTGACTTGCTTGGCAGGGACTTTGTTGTCCTTGGGAAACTTGTTCACATGCTCGGCGTCTGTATGCAGTGTGCATCAATGCATCCTGAAGCATCTGCGTTAGCTCTCTCTCTTCTAGATATGTTACAACGAAG GGAAGTCTGCAATCACCCAGAAGCCTATGTCCGAAGGGCGGTTCTTTTTGCAGCCTCTTCTGTTTTGATTGCTCTCCACCCTTCTTACATAGTCTCAGGGTTAGCTGAAGGAAATTTTGAACTTGCCAGAGCTCTTGAATGGATTAGAACGTGGGCTCTACAAATAGCTGACTCAGATATCGACCGTGACTGCTACTCG ATGGCTTTGTCATGTCTCCAACTCCACGCCGAGATGGCTCTCCAAACTTCCCGAGCTTTAGAATCAACTGGTGGGaatagcagcagcagcagcagcagcagcattgGACCGATGAAGATAAGTCTACCTTCTGGTATCTCTAAGCTGACATCAATCAAACTTCCTTCTTCAAATGTTCATCTCTAG